The proteins below come from a single Cannabis sativa cultivar Pink pepper isolate KNU-18-1 chromosome 3, ASM2916894v1, whole genome shotgun sequence genomic window:
- the LOC133035513 gene encoding putative disease resistance RPP13-like protein 1, translating into MAAEFVAGALFSASLEFLFDRLVSEEISHLFQGKKAILKLLDKLNNKLLSANALFNDAEDKQIGDDNIKQWLCKLQDVIYQANDLVDMMDYEALRSKIRCDQSSSRASKVLHQLRSMPPFLFNFHKVVQSDAAEILAELDDLLAQKDALGLRERVRSNSSQRPPAPLLDESNVYGRHAEKEAIVNLLLKDDVVDGGDAISVIPIVGMGGVGKTTLAQLVYDDNRVKKHFELRVWVTVSDEFDISKITREIFEGVTSEKCHIENPNEIRRKLKEALQGKKFMFVHDDVWNESYSLWNTLKSCFESGASGSKIVVTTRSETVATTMATEKIHQLHTLLDEDCWQLFVKHAFRNKDELLNYNDLEVLGRQIVDKCKGLPLAVISLGGLLRSERNAEKWEDILKSDTWEELYKKEGSILPALWLSYRHLPARLKQCFAYCSIFPKDYEFQRKELILLWMAQGFLPLDKKSKKMEEHGEEYLEDLLSRSLFQRSKKKQSFLQMHDLVGFE; encoded by the exons ATGGCTGCTGAATTTGTTGCTGGTGCTTTGTTCTCTGCTTCACTTGAGTTCCTGTTTGATCGATTGGTGTCTGAGGAGATATCCCACCTGTTCCAAGGGAAGAAGGCCATTCTGAAGTTGCTGGACAAGCTCAATAATAAGCTGTTATCAGCTAATGCACTGTTCAATGATGCAGAGGATAAGCAAATTGGAGATGACAACATCAAGCAGTGGCTTTGCAAGCTTCAAGATGTCATCTATCAAGCCAACGACTTGGTGGACATGATGGACTATGAAGCTCTCCGATCCAAGATAAGATGCGATCAATCTAGCAGCCGCGCTAGCAAGGTGCTTCACCAACTGAGATCCATGCCGCCTTTTTTGTTTAACTTTCACAAAGTTGTACAGAGTGATGCCGCTGAGATCCTTGCTGAACTAGATGATCTTCTTGCTCAAAAGGATGCTCTTGGCTTGAGAGAACGTGTACGGAGCAATTCTTCTCAAAGGCCACCTGCTCCTTTACTCGATGAATCTAATGTTTATGGGAGGCATGCTGAAAAAGAGGCCATTGTTAATCTGTTGCTGAAAGATGATGTCGTTGATGGAGGAGATGCAATTTCTGTCATCCCGATTGTTGGGATGGGTGGTGTTGGCAAAACCACTCTTGCTCAACTCGTTTATGATGATAATCGAGTTAAAAAGCATTTTGAGTTAAGAGTATGGGTTACTGTGTCAGATGAGTTTGATATTTCAAAGATAACAAGAGAGATCTTTGAGGGGGTCACTTCCGAAAAATGCCACATCGAGAACCCAAACGAAATTCGAAGAAAATTGAAGGAAGCATTACAAGGGAAGAAGTTTATGTTTGTTCACGATGATGTTTGGAATGAGTCTTATTCTTTGTGGAACACTTTGAAGAGTTGTTTTGAATCTGGAGCAAGTGGAAGTAAAATTGTTGTGACAACCCGGAGCGAAACTGTCGCCACTACTATGGCCACCGAGAAAATTCATCAACTACACACATTGTTAGATGAAGATTGTTGGCAATTATTTGTCAAACATGCTTTTAGAAACAAGGATGAGCTTCTTAATTACAATGATTTGGAAGTATTGGGTAGACAAATAGTGGACAAGTGCAAAGGTCTTCCTTTAGCAGTAATATCTCTCGGTGGACTATTGCGCTCGGAAAGAAATGCCGAGAAATGGGAGGATATACTTAAGAGTGACACTTGGGAGGAGTTGTACAAGAAGGAGGGTTCTATTCTTCCAGCTTTATGGTTGAGCTACCGTCACTTACCTGCTCGACTCAAGCAATGTTTTGCTTATTGTTCAATATTTCCTAAAGATTATGAATTTCAGAGAAAAGAATTGATTTTGTTGTGGATGGCACAAGGTTTTTTGCCGCTTGATAAAAAAAGCAAGAAGATGGAGGAACATGGGGAGGAGTACCTTGAAGATCTTTTGTCAAGGTCATTGTTTCAACGTTCAAAGAAGAAACAATCATTCCTCCAAATGCATGACTTG GTTGGATTTGAGTAA
- the LOC115710045 gene encoding LOW QUALITY PROTEIN: uncharacterized protein LOC115710045 (The sequence of the model RefSeq protein was modified relative to this genomic sequence to represent the inferred CDS: deleted 1 base in 1 codon) has protein sequence MEYDMLHTSGSCLRVLSLSESIMEKLPHSIGNLKHLRCLDLSRTDIEELPNSVCNLYNLQTLLLIGCARLRQFPKEMGRLINLRYLNIHGVPLNDSEFPQEISTINHLSFLSNVVLSSGRSSGGFKMKKVGELEGLRSISGLEYIKDAREASEANLKDKKCVSKLTLRWKNNGGVVANSQKEKENTILDALRPHGNLEHLVIEGYRGTILSEWIGDFAFSKLQSLKFVNCKNCFILPPLGQLPFLKDLTIDGCDNVISIGNETPRDKGPLFSCLVELTISNMLEWKEWSFSSETILEEGQILFPLLKKLYLKNCPKLDVGLPSCYLPSLETLVIRTCEQMVGLISRTTQQTVTGTIPSLVEISIQHCPVLESLLDWGSHSKVKLLICRSSKRLIENHKQWDLHRLSSLESLYIDGWEDDSFPYEGQGLPTTLRELDIWECHKLETLNGKAFEQLTSLISLTIRDCERLQCLPEEGLPTSLYSLTIERCPLVKQRCEKGGEDWPKIQHIKKVRLDEKHMLTDIDLLWRDSNKTQGSWILIVKDKTILCLSIENYKQTTPIHLKRKQKRDDKSSCSWAIHTLLFPLKFQGKRRLYMLINYTLTHSLTYPFVSFFLLPCLSFFILITNPHKDSTHLLLLLSLINNMAAELVAGALLSASLQVLFERLASEDISQLFQRKKSIRKLLDKLNTRMLSANKLLNDAEQKQLRDDNVKQWLFKLQDVIYQADDLVDMMDYEALRSKLTSRTTKVFHQLKSMPPFGFSFNKAVQSDATEILGTLDDLLAQTDALGLREGLQNTSSSQRPPAPLLEESNVYGRHDEKEAIVDLLLKDDVDGGTNISVIPIVGMGGVGKTTLAQLVYDDVRVKNHFELRVWVTVSDQFDISKITGEIFEKVTSKKRDIENVEEVRRRLKEALQGKKFMFVHDDVWNESYHLWDSLKSCFDSGANGSKIVVTTRSEVVASTVVTGHVHHLQTLLDDDCWQLFVKHAFGPNDDLSTKYKDLEELGRKIVHKCKGLPLAIKSLGGLLRSERNAEKWKDILTSDTWEELYKKEGSILPALWLSYRHLPTHLKQCFAYCSIFPKDYQFERNELILLWMAQSFLPLDKGSKKMEEHGEEYLEDLLSRSLFQHSNKEKSLLQMHDLVHDLAIFVSNDFCFRLDLSNDLLNLSTKTRHLSYMKGEYDINKVKGLCEAKSLRTFLALPFQRENSTWNEMEYGLLLASESCLRVLSLSGPLMEKLPRPIANRKHLRYLDLSHTGIEEIPDSVCNLYNLQTLLLFQCYKLHELPKKIGRLINLRYLDIDGSPLKELPKKLSTIKSLYFLSDVILSTGGFKMKKVGELENLCSISGLENIKDAREATEANLKDKKCLTKLTLRWKHNGGAADNSEKEKDILDALRPHTSLEYLGIEGYRGTTFSDWIGDSAFVNLLSIRIVGCENNCILLPLGQLPCLEWLSISDMMEWKDWSFAILEEEGQILFPLLKELRLYNCPKLNVGLPGCYLPSLKYLWIWNCEEMEVLLPRTIQQTVTAPPFLASVQISHCPVLESLLHWGSHSKVESIELWNTKALFENRSKWDLQRLSCLKKVNISGWEDESFPEEGLLPITLNYLMIQGCSNLETLNGKAFQELTSLQTLDISGCPRLGCLPEEGLPTSLTRLYIDGCPLLKKRCEREKGEDWPKIQHITKVILDGERIKYSTHLLLLLSLINNMATELVAGALLSASLQVLFERLASKEIPKLFQGKKSTLKLLDKMKTRLLSANKLLNDAEEKQLRDDNVREWLFKLQDAIYQADDLVDMMDYEALRSKLKDHDQSTSCCSTKVFCRLRSMPPFAFNFHKAVQSDATEILGTLDGLLAQKDALGLREGLQNTSSQRPPAPLLEQSDVYGRDAEREVIVDLLLKDDVDGGTNISVIPIVGMGGIGKTTLAQIVYDDVRVKHHFELRVWVTVSDQFDISKITREIFEGVTSYKCDIKNPDEIRRKLKEALQGKKFMFVHDDVWNESYPLWDSLKSCFDSGANGSKIVVTTRSEAVASTMASGHVHHLTTLLDDDCWQLFVKHAFGPNDDLSTKYKDLEELGRKIVHKCKGLPLAIKSLGGLLRSERNAEKWKDILNSDTWEELYKREGSILPALWLSYRHLPTRLKQCFAYCSIFPKDYQYEREELILLWMAQGFPPLDKSSKKMEEHGEEYLEDLLSRSLFQYSNKEKSLLQMHDLVHDLAIFVSNDFCFRLDLSNDLLNLSTKTRHLSYMKGKYNMDKVKGLCEAKSLRTFLALPFKRDFTSNMEYDMLLTSGSCLRVLSLSHCRRMKKLPHSIANHKHLRYLDLSHTDITKLPDSVCNLYNLQTLLLVFCWKIRELPKKMGRLINLRYLNIEGVFLLKELPQELSAIKHLYFLSDVILSSDGNSIGGFNMEKVGQLDNFHRISGLENIKDVREALKANLKDKKCLSKLTLEWELNGGVTTNSQKEEENEKERDILDALRPNTNLEHLVIHSYRGSTLSDWIGDSSFCKLVSMSIINCKNCCILPPLGQLPFLKYLRIEECDSVISVGDDSYKGLPLFRCLESLQISYMPEWKDWSINSEAMQQGQISFPLLKSLKLSYCKKLRVGLPSCYLPSLEELTVWNCEQMVSLVPITETQETITSITLPNVKKITLCHSKRVFDLHTLSSLESLKIVDWEDDCFPEDEGLLPTTLKTLHIRESSKLETLNGKAFQQLTSLQKLYIYYCERLQCLPEEGLPTYLSRLWIAGCPLVKQRCEKEKGEDWPKIQHITHVEVDWERIN, from the exons ATGGAGTATGATATGCTGCATACAAGTGGAAGTTGTTTAAGAGTTCTTTCTTTAAGTGAAAGTATTATGGAGAAATTGCCTCATTCAATTGGCAATCTAAAGCATTTGAGGTGCTTGGACTTGTCTCGAACTGATATTGAAGAATTACCCAATTCAGTTTGTAATTTGTAcaatttacaaactttactatTAATTGGGTGTGCCAGGCTTCGTCAATTTCCAAAAGAA ATGGGAAGATTAATCAACTTACGATATCTAAACATTCATGGTGTACCTCTAAATGATTCAGAGTTTCCCCAAGAAATTAGTACTATTAATCACTTGTCTTTCCTATCCAACGTGGTTTTGAGTAGTGGTAGAAGTAGTGGGGGATTTAAAATGAAAAAGGTTGGAGAGCTTGAGGGCTTACGCAGCATTTCTGGGTTGGAATATATCAAGGATGCAAGAGAAGCTTCAGAGGCTAATTTGAAGGATAAGAAGTGTGTTTCCAAACTGACTTTGAGGTGGAAAAATAATGGTGGTGTGGTTGCTAATTcacaaaaagagaaagaaaacacTATACTTGATGCACTTCGACCACATGGAAACTTGGAGCATCTTGTGATTGAAGGTTACAGAGGTACAATACTGTCAGAGTGGATTGGAGACTTTGCATTTTCTAAGCTACAATCACTCAAGTTTGTCAATTGtaaaaattgttttattttaccTCCACTTGGGCAACTACCATTTCTCAAAGATCTTACAATTGATGGATGCGACAATGTGATCTCAATAGGTAATGAGACTCCTCGTGACAAAGGTCCTCTCTTTAGTTGTCTAGTAGAATTAACTATTTCCAATATGTTGGAGTGGAAAGAATGGTCATTTAGTAGTGAAACCATTCTTGAAGAAGGTCAAATATTATTCCCTCTTCTTAAAAAACTTTATCTGAAGAATTGTCCAAAGCTTGATGTTGGGCTACCGAGTTGTTATCTTCCATCCTTGGAAACTTTGGTTATCAGGACTTGTGAGCAAATGGTGGGTTTGATCTCGAGAACTACTCAACAGACCGTTACAGGCACAATTCCCTCTCTTGTCGAGATAAGTATACAACACTGTCCTGTGTTGGAATCGCTTTTAGATTGGGGATCACACTCCAAAGTAAAGTTACTTATATGTAGGAGTTCCAAAAGGCTGATTGAGAACCATAAGCAATGGGATCTGCATAGACTCTCCTCTTTGGAATCATTATATATTGACGGTTGGGAAGATGATTCTTTTCCATATGAGGGGCAAGGGCTTCCAACCACTCTGAGAGAACTTGACATTTGGGAATGTCATAAGCTAGAAACCCTAAATGGAAAGGCCTTTGAACAACTCACATCCCTTATATCATTGACTATAAGAGATTGTGAAAGGCTTCAGTGCTTGCCAGAAGAAGGGCTCCCTACTTCCCTTTATTCTTTAACTATAGAGAGATGTCCTTTGGTAAAGCAACGGTGTGAGAAAGGAGGAGAAGATTGGCCAAAGATTCAACACATCAAAAAAGTGAGATTGGATGAGAAACATAT GTTGACAGATATTGATTTGTTATGGAGAGATTCAAACAAGACACAAGGAAGCTGGATTTTGATTGTCAAAGACAAGACTATTTTGTGTTTGAGTATTGAAAATTACAAGCAGACCACACCAATACACCT aaaaagaaaacaaaaaagagaTGATAAATCATCTTGTTCATGGGCCATTCATACATTATTATTTCCTCTGAAATTTCAAGGAAAGAGGAGGCTATACATGTTAATAAACTatacactcactcactcactcacttaCCCATTCGTTTCTTTCTTTCTGCTGCCTTGTTTATCATTCTTCATTCTCATCACTAACCCCCACAAAGATTCAACACACTTGCTCTTGCTTTTGTCATTGATCAATAATATGGCTGCTGAATTGGTTGCTGGTGCTTTGCTCTCTGCTTCACTTCAAGTTCTGTTTGAGAGATTGGCCTCTGAGGACATATCTCAGCTGTTCCAAAGAAAGAAATCCATTCGGAAGCTGCTGGACAAGCTCAACACTAGGATGTTATCGGCTAACAAACTGCTCAATGATGCTGAGCAGAAGCAACTTCGAGATGACAATGTAAAGCAATGGCTTTTCAAGCTTCAAGATGTCATCTATCAAGCCGATGACTTGGTGGACATGATGGACTATGAAGCTCTGCGATCCAAGCTTACAAGCCGCACGACCAAGGTATTTCACCAACTGAAATCGATGCCACCTTTTGGGTTCAGCTTTAATAAAGCTGTACAGAGTGATGCCACTGAGATCCTTGGTACTCTAGATGATCTTCTTGCTCAAACAGATGCTCTTGGCTTGAGAGAAGGCCTTCAAAACACTTCTTCTTCTCAAAGGCCTCCTGCTCCTTTACTCGAAGAATCTAATGTTTATGGGAGGCATGATGAGAAAGAGGCCATTGTTGATTTGCTTCTGAAAGACGATGTTGATGGTGGTACTAACATTTCAGTCATCCCCATTGTTGGGATGGGTGGTGTTGGAAAGACCACTCTTGCTCAACTTGTTTACGACGATGTTCGAGTTAAAAATCATTTTGAGCTAAGAGTGTGGGTTACAGTGTCGGACCAGTTTGATATTTCAAAGATAACAGGAGAGATCTTTGAAAAGGTCACTTCCAAAAAGCGTGATATCGAGAACGTAGAAGAAGTTCGAAGAAGATTGAAGGAAGCATTGCAGGGGAAGAAGTTTATGTTTGTTCATGATGATGTTTGGAACGAGTCTTATCATTTGTGGGACTCTTTGAAGAGTTGTTTCGATTCTGGAGCAAATGGAAGTAAAATTGTTGTCACAACCCGGAGTGAAGTTGTTGCCTCTACTGTGGTCACTGGACATGTTCATCATCTACAAACTTTGTTGGATGATGATTGTTGGCAATTATTTGTCAAACATGCTTTTGGGCCCAACGATGACCTTAGTACTAAGTACAAAGATTTGGAAGAACTGGGTAGAAAAATAGTCCACAAGTGCAAAGGACTTCCGCTAGCAATAAAATCGCTTGGTGGATTATTGCGCTCTGAACGAAATGCTGAAAAATGGAAGGACATACTCACTAGTGACACATGGGAGGAGTTGTACAAGAAGGAGGGTTCTATTCTTCCAGCTTTATGGTTGAGCTACCGTCACTTACCTACACATCTCAAGCAATGTTTTGCGTATTGTTCCATATTTCCTAAAGATTATCAATTTGAAAGGAATGAATTGATTTTGTTGTGGATGGCACAAAGTTTTTTGCCCCTAGATAAAGGCAGCAAAAAGATGGAGGAACATGGGGAGGAGTACCTTGAAGATCTTTTGTCAAGGTCATTGTTTCAACattcaaataaagaaaaatcaTTGCTCCAAATGCACGACTTGGTACATGATTTGGCCATATTCGTATCAAATGATTTTTGCTTTAGGTTGGATTTGAGTAATGATCTACTTAACCTTTCAACAAAGACTCGTCACTTGTCATATATGAAGGGCGAATACGACATCAACAAAGTTAAGGGCTTGTGTGAAGCCAAGAGCTTGCGCACCTTTCTAGCATTGCCATTCCAAAGGGAAAATTCCACATGGAACGAGATGGAGTATGGTTTATTGCTTGCAAGTGAAAGTTGTTTAAGAGTTCTTTCCCTGAGTGGTCCTTTGATGGAGAAGCTGCCTCGTCCAATTGCCAATCGCAAGCATTTGAGGTACCTGGATTTGTCTCACACTGGAATTGAAGAAATACCCGATTCAGTTTGTAATTTGTACAATTtacaaactttattattatttcagtGTTATAAGCTTCACGAATTACCAAAGAAGATTGGAAGGTTAATTAACTTGCGGTATCTAGATATTGATGGTTCACCTCTAAAAGAGCTTCCCAAAAAACTAAGTACTATAAAATCCTTGTATTTCTTATCTGATGTGATTTTAAGTACGGGAGGATTTAAAATGAAAAAGGTAGGAGAGCTTGAGAACTTATGTAGTATTTCTgggttggaaaatataaagGATGCTAGAGAAGCTACAGAGGCTAATTTGAAGGACAAGAAGTGTCTTACGAAACTGACTTTGAGGTGGAAACATAATGGTGGTGCTGCTGATAAttcagaaaaagaaaaggatATACTTGATGCGCTTCGACCACATACAAGCTTGGAGTATCTTGGGATTGAAGGTTACAGAGGTACAACATTCTCAGACTGGATTGGAGACTCTGCAtttgttaatttattatcaATCAGAATTGTCGGTTGTGAGAATAATTGTATTTTACTCCCACTTGGGCAGCTACCATGTCTAGAATGGCTGTCTATTTCAGACATGATGGAGTGGAAAGATTGGTCATTTGCTATTCTTGAAGAAGAAGGTCAAATATTATTCCCTCTTCTTAAAGAACTTCGTTTGTATAATTGTCCAAAGCTTAATGTTGGGTTACCGGGTTGTTATCTTCCATCCTTGAAATATCTCTGGATATGGAATTGTGAAGAAATGGAGGTTTTGCTTCCGAGAACCATTCAACAGACTGTGACAGCCCCACCCTTTCTTGCTTCGGTACAAATATCACACTGTCCTGTGTTGGAGTCACTTCTACATTGGGGATCACACTCCAAAGTAGAGAGTATTGAGTTATGGAACACAAAAGCTCTTTTTGAGAACCGTAGTAAATGGGATCTACAGAGACTCTCATGTTTGAAAAAGGTAAATATCAGTGGGTGGGAAGATGAATCGTTTCCTGAGGAAGGGCTCCTTCCTATCACTCTTAACTACCTTATGATCCAAGGTTGTAGCAACCTTGAGACCCTAAACGGGAAGGCCTTTCAAGAACTCACATCCCTTCAGACATTGGATATTAGTGGTTGTCCAAGGCTGGGGTGCTTGCCAGAAGAAGGGCTGCCTACATCTCTTACTCGTTTATATATTGATGGATGTCCTTTGTTAAAGAAACGgtgtgagagagagaaaggagaaGATTGGCCTAAGATTCAACACATCACAAAAGTAATATTAGATGGTGAACGTATCAAAT ATTCAACACACTTGCTCTTGCTTTTGTCATTGATCAATAATATGGCTACTGAATTGGTTGCTGGTGCTTTGCTCTCTGCTTCACTTCAAGTTCTGTTCGAGAGATTGGCCTCTAAGGAGATACCCAAGCTGTTCCAAGGAAAGAAATCCACTCTGAAGCTGCTGGACAAAATGAAAACTAGGCTGTTATCAGCTAACAAACTGCTCAATGATGCTGAGGAAAAGCAACTTCGAGATGACAATGTCAGGGAGTGGCTTTTCAAGCTTCAAGATGCCATCTATCAAGCTGATGACTTGGTGGACATGATGGATTATGAAGCTCTGCGATCCAAGCTTAAAGATCACGATCAATCTACCAGCTGCTGCTCGACCAAGGTGTTTTGCCGACTGAGATCCATGCCACCTTTTGCGTTTAACTTTCATAAAGCTGTACAGAGTGATGCCACTGAGATTCTTGGTACACTAGATGGTCTTCTTGCTCAAAAGGATGCTCTTGGCTTGAGAGAAGGCCTTCAAAACACTTCTTCTCAAAGGCCTCCTGCTCCTTTACTCGAACAATCTGATGTTTATGGAAGGGATGCTGAAAGAGAAGTCATTGTTGATTTGCTGCTGAAAGACGATGTTGATGGTGGTACTAACATTTCAGTCATTCCAATTGTCGGGATGGGTGGCATTGGCAAGACCACTCTTGCTCAAATTGTTTACGATGATGTTCGAGTTAAACATCATTTTGAGCTAAGAGTATGGGTTACTGTGTCAGATCAGTTTGATATTTCAAAGATAACAAGAGAGATCTTTGAGGGTGTCACTTCCTACAAATGTGATATCAAGAACCCAGACGAAATTCGAAGAAAACTGAAGGAAGCATTGCAGGGGAAGAAGTTTATGTTTGTTCATGATGATGTTTGGAACGAGTCTTATCCTTTGTGGGACTCTTTGAAGAGCTGTTTCGATTCTGGAGCAAATGGAAGTAAAATTGTGGTCACTACCCGGAGTGAAGCTGTGGCCTCTACTATGGCCAGTGGACATGTTCATCACCTAACAACTTTATTGGATGATGATTGTTGGCAATTATTTGTCAAACATGCTTTTGGGCCCAACGATGACCTTAGTACTAAGTACAAAGATTTGGAAGAATTGGGTAGAAAAATAGTCCACAAGTGCAAAGGACTTCCGCTAGCAATAAAATCGCTTGGTGGATTATTGCGCTCTGAACGAAATGCTGAAAAATGGAAGGACATACTCAATAGTGACACATGGGAGGAGTTGTACAAGAGAGAGGGTTCCATTCTTCCAGCTTTATGGTTGAGCTACCGTCACTTACCTACACGTCTCAAGCAATGTTTTGCTTATTGTTCCATATTTCCCAAAGATTATCAATATGAAAGGGAAGAATTGATTTTGTTGTGGATGGCACAAGGTTTTCCGCCACTTGATAAAAGCAGCAAAAAGATGGAGGAACATGGGGAGGAGTACCTTGAAGATCTTTTGTCAAGGTCATTGTTTCAATattcaaataaagaaaaatcaTTGCTCCAAATGCATGACTTGGTACATGATCTGGCCATATTTGTATCAAATGATTTTTGCTTTAGGTTGGATTTGAGTAATGATCTACTTAACCTTTCAACGAAGACACGTCACTTGTCATATATGAAGGGGAAATACAACATGGACAAAGTTAAGGGCTTGTGTGAAGCCAAGAGCTTGCGTACCTTTCTAGCATTGCCATTCAAAAGGGATTTCACATCGAACATGGAGTATGATATGTTGCTTACAAGTGGAAGTTGTTTAAGAGTACTTTCTTTAAGTCATTGTCGACGTATGAAGAAGCTGCCTCATTCAATTGCCAATCACAAGCATTTGAGGTACCTGGATTTGTCTCACACTGATATTACAAAGTTGCCTGATTCAGTTTGTAATTTGTACAATTTACAGactttattattagttttttgtTGGAAGATTCGTGAATTACCAAAGAAGATGGGAAGGTTAATCAACTTACGATATCTAAATATTGAGGGTGTATTTCTTCTGAAAGAGCTTCCCCAAGAACTTAGTGCTATAAAACACTTGTATTTCTTATCTGATGTGATTTTGAGTAGTGATGGAAATAGTATTGGAGGATTTAATATGGAGAAGGTAGGACAGCTTGATAACTTTCATAGAATATCTGGGTTGGAAAATATCAAAGATGTAAGAGAAGCTTTGAAGGCTAATTTGAAGGATAAGAAATGTCTTTCTAAATTGACTTTAGAGTGGGAACTTAATGGTGGCGTGACAACTAATTcacaaaaagaagaagaaaatgagaaAGAAAGGGATATACTTGATGCACTTCGACCAAATACAAACTTGGAGCATCTTGTGATTCACAGTTACAGAGGCTCAACATTATCAGACTGGATTGGAGACTCTTCATTTTGTAAGTTAGTATCAATGAGCATTATCAATTGTAAGAATTGTTGTATTTTACCGCCACTTGGGCAGCTACCTTTTCTCAAATATCTTAGAATCGAGGAATGTGATAGTGTGATCTCAGTAGGTGATGATAGTTACAAGGGTCTTCCTCTATTCAGATGTCTAGAATCGTTACAGATTTCCTATATGCCAGAATGGAAAGATTGGTCAATTAATAGTGAAGCTATGCAACAAGGTCAAATATCATTCCCTCTTCTCAAAAGCCTTAAGCTGTCGTATTGTAAAAAGCTTAGAGTTGGATTACCAAGTTGTTATCTTCCATCCTTGGAAGAACTCACTGTATGGAATTGTGAACAAATGGTGAGTTTGGTCCCGATAACAGAAACACAAGAGACCATCACAAGCATAACGCTTCCCAATGTGAAGAAGATTACATTATGCCACTCCAAAAGGGTCTTTGATCTGCATACACTCTCATCTTTAGAATCCTTAAAAATCGTAGATTGGGAAGATGATTGTTTTCCCGAAGACGAAGGGCTGCTTCCGACCACTCTGAAGACACTTCATATTAGGGAGAGTAGTAAGCTTGAAACCTTAAACGGCAAGGCCTTTCAACAACTAACATCTCTTCAGAAATTGTATATTTACTATTGTGAAAGGCTGCAGTGCTTGCCAGAAGAAGGACTGCCTACTTACCTTTCTCGTTTGTGGATAGCTGGATGTCCTTTGGTAAAGCAACGGTGTGAGAAAGAGAAAGGAGAAGATTGGCCTAAGATTCAACACATCACACATGTAGAAGTAGATTGGGAACGTATCAATTAA